In Paenibacillus sp. FSL M7-0420, a single genomic region encodes these proteins:
- a CDS encoding ABC transporter permease, translating to MARFVQSGGNVVRELLKNKVLYLMLLPVIVYFAVFHYAVMPGAYVAFVDYKLNKGIFGSDFIGLKNFEFLIQNGDLWNITKNTLLYNLVFLALGNIIQIVFAIMLSEIAGKWFKKISQSVILLPNFISMVIVGVFAYNLFNFNSGFINTMLTSTGLDKIEFYSDAGIWKYIIVAFKIWASTGYGMIVYLAAITGINHDLYEAAYMDGATTWQRIRYMTLPILKPTFILLLLFGMGGILKGSFDLFYNLIGTNSVLYPQTDIIDTYVFRSLVGQFNFSMGAAVGFYQSLFGLVLVLVVNFIVRKVEPDSALF from the coding sequence TTGGCAAGATTTGTACAATCGGGCGGAAATGTTGTCCGGGAATTATTGAAGAACAAAGTGTTGTATCTCATGCTGCTGCCTGTCATTGTGTATTTTGCTGTGTTTCATTATGCGGTAATGCCTGGCGCGTACGTTGCATTCGTAGATTACAAGCTCAACAAAGGGATCTTTGGCAGTGACTTTATCGGACTCAAGAATTTTGAGTTCCTGATTCAGAACGGAGACCTCTGGAATATCACCAAGAATACTTTGCTCTACAATCTGGTGTTCCTTGCACTGGGTAACATCATCCAGATTGTATTTGCCATCATGCTGTCGGAGATTGCGGGCAAGTGGTTCAAGAAGATCTCCCAGTCGGTTATTCTGCTTCCGAATTTCATCTCGATGGTTATCGTCGGCGTATTCGCGTATAACCTGTTCAATTTCAACTCCGGGTTTATCAATACGATGCTTACCAGTACGGGCCTAGACAAGATTGAGTTCTACTCCGACGCTGGAATCTGGAAATACATCATTGTAGCGTTCAAAATTTGGGCAAGTACCGGTTACGGTATGATTGTCTATCTGGCAGCCATTACGGGGATTAACCATGATCTCTATGAAGCAGCCTATATGGACGGCGCCACTACCTGGCAGCGTATCCGTTATATGACTCTGCCGATTCTGAAGCCAACCTTCATTCTGCTCCTCCTGTTCGGTATGGGCGGAATTCTCAAAGGCTCCTTCGATCTCTTCTACAATCTGATTGGAACAAACTCCGTGCTGTATCCGCAGACGGATATTATAGATACGTATGTCTTCCGGTCGCTCGTGGGACAATTTAACTTCTCCATGGGTGCTGCTGTAGGCTTCTACCAATCCTTATTCGGTCTGGTTCTGGTGCTTGTCGTTAACTTTATTGTGCGCAAGGTTGAACCGGATAGTGCGTTGTTCTAA